TGATGGAGTGAGTGATTTTAGCGAAGGTTTAGCTGTCATTTCACTCAATGAAAAATATGGCTATATAGATAAATCAGGTAAATTGGTAATCCAACCAAAGTTTGAATCGGCACGGTCTTTTAGTGAGGGACTTGCAGCTGTGAAAAGCCAAGGTAAATTTGGCTTTATCGATAACACTTATAAATTAGTTATTAATCAAAAGTTTGATGAAGTTAGTGAATTTCATGAAGGACTCGCTGCAGTTTTGATAGATGGTTATTGGGGATTCATTGACAAGACTGGGAAAATCGTAATCCAACCACAGTTCGAAGATGTTCGTGATTTTGTAGAAGGGTTGGCATCGTTTTCTGTTGGAGCGGTACCTGAGTTAGAAGATGAGGGTAAGTTTGGTTTTATCGATAAAACTGGAAAGATTGTTATAGAACCAAAATTTGATAAGGTAACCGATTTTGAGGAGGGATTGGCTTCTATCAAACTAGACGAAAAATATGGCCTTATAGACAAAACAGGAAAGTTTGTAATTGAACCTACGTTCCATGATTCGATTCTATTCAGCGAAGGTCTTGCACCAGTGAAAGAGGGTTTTAATGGTAAGACGGGTTACATCAATAAAACTGGATCATATATCATCCAACCTTTTCTTTATGTTGGTTATTATTTCAACGAAGGTCTCGCTGTTGCTTCTATCAATGGCAAAAGTTTATTTATCGACAAAGTCGGAAATACAGCGATCGAATCAAATTACTTTTCAATCAAGAGATTTCAGGACGGCCTAGCTGCAGTTCAAGTTGAGAAAGGTGGCAAATATGGTTATATTGATAAAACAGGCAAAATCATCATCAAACCGCAGTTTGATTCTGTGAGAGAATTCGAAAATGGATTTGCTTCGGTTCTTTTGGGTAGCAAATGGGGAGTGATCAAAAAACCAAATTGTATATAATGTATGATAAAAAGGAAACCAGCATTTTTTCCATTTCTAAAATTGTGGAACTTTGTTAGTTGAGAATGGCAGTGATATTTTGAATCAAGATTCCGGTTCCAAATTCATCTTTGAATGTTGATATTTTTATATATTTTTTTTAATTCAAAATTCTAGTATTTTTCCACCAAGAAACCCCGCGCCCCGGATAGAAGCGGAAATCCTTTGCGAATGCAAAGATTGCAGCGGATAGCCGGAAATGTGCGCCCCAAAAAAAAAGGGGAACACCAGTTCCCCTTTTTCACATACCCATGTAACCGAAGTTTATCGGATTCCTGGTTTGATGTATTTCAACTCATCCAAGTAACGCCCTG
The sequence above is a segment of the Leptospira sp. WS39.C2 genome. Coding sequences within it:
- a CDS encoding WG repeat-containing protein — protein: MFTLHPICLVSFCSNLIDYMKRLYFVLILVLNECIGFKSLINQKQDNVQLNCPIEYSQSYTIVNGQKILTIRLGEETVLLQFDYIRPFHEGFAEVQLNWKKSFIDTSNRLITDQWFDGVSDFSEGLAVISLNEKYGYIDKSGKLVIQPKFESARSFSEGLAAVKSQGKFGFIDNTYKLVINQKFDEVSEFHEGLAAVLIDGYWGFIDKTGKIVIQPQFEDVRDFVEGLASFSVGAVPELEDEGKFGFIDKTGKIVIEPKFDKVTDFEEGLASIKLDEKYGLIDKTGKFVIEPTFHDSILFSEGLAPVKEGFNGKTGYINKTGSYIIQPFLYVGYYFNEGLAVASINGKSLFIDKVGNTAIESNYFSIKRFQDGLAAVQVEKGGKYGYIDKTGKIIIKPQFDSVREFENGFASVLLGSKWGVIKKPNCI